In a single window of the Desulfovibrio mangrovi genome:
- a CDS encoding Hpt domain-containing protein produces the protein MMFERDSEVIETFIEETYERLAEIERGLLDLEQNRLAVDGDKVHAIFRAAHSIKAGAGLLKYSEIAEVAHRAENILQRIRTGVLVPDSECITALLEAFDSVLLLLNSYRSNNTRPDVQRELAALERYL, from the coding sequence ATGATGTTTGAGCGGGACAGCGAGGTCATTGAGACTTTTATAGAAGAAACCTACGAGCGTCTGGCGGAGATTGAGAGGGGGCTGCTGGACCTTGAACAGAATCGGCTTGCCGTTGATGGCGACAAGGTGCACGCCATTTTCAGGGCGGCGCATTCCATCAAGGCCGGAGCCGGGCTGCTCAAGTATTCCGAGATTGCCGAGGTGGCACACAGGGCGGAGAACATCCTGCAGCGTATCCGCACGGGCGTGCTCGTTCCGGACAGCGAGTGCATCACCGCCTTGCTGGAAGCCTTTGACAGCGTGCTGCTCTTGCTCAACTCCTATCGGAGCAACAATACAAGACCTGATGTCCAGCGGGAGCTAGCCGCTCTTGAACGATATCTTTAG